The genomic stretch AAAACCATATCTATCCACGTCTCCCGCCTTGATATTGTGCCAATACTCAATTCCGCCAGCTAGCTCATtgggttctttcttgatgCTCGGAGCAGGCTCAGGACCAACTGAGGACACTATGCTCTTGGTTTCCGTGCCAGACACACTGGCGCCTGAAAAGCGAGAAGTCGCCTCACTTGTTTGACCTGCCTCTTCCCAGAGCACACCGTTCTCCACAGCTAGGGCTCTCGCTACTTCCGAGTCTGTCACATTCTCATCGCCTTTTTCATACATTAGCCTGACCCGACGCGACAGCATATCCTCGTCTGCGGAAATAACTCTGCTGGGCATAGCGCTTCGCCTAACACGAAGCGATGGTGGCAGTTTGGAACGCCTTACAGGGGCTTCTAAAAGTTCCGCCTCCGTCCCATTCTGCTCTGTTGGAGCAGTGGATGTAGGTGTCGGGTCCTTCTCGTTGTCTTCCTGCCTATTTTGTGACTCCTGGGTGTCTTCTTGGTCGTCATTTTGGTCTAGCTGCCTCAACCGTTGCTTTGTTTCCTCCTTAATGAGACTCCCGCGCTTAGAAAACCTCATAGACTGTGGCGCAAGGCCGTCGAAAGACGTATTGGGTATATCCAATGACAGTCCATTGAAGGGAGCTTCTATGGGAGGAACAGGTGGTGGCGAGTCCGAATCTCTTTCCAACTCCGTAGACTTCTTGCCCCATAGTCCACTAAATTTACGTTCCGACCACCGAGAACCAGGGCGCGACCCCGGCCGAGACCCCGGCCGAGAGTTAGGACGAGATCCAGCGTCATTAACGACGATGTTAGGAATGGAGCGCAATGAGCGCAGGCTGACGACTGATTTCGCAGCATCTGGCTCTAGCATCCTTCCGTCTTTCGTTTGCGGCCGTTCATTCCTATGCGACGAGAGTGGAGGGCGTGATGGGTCTCCGGGATAACTCGACTGTACGTTAACTGCAAGTGATTTCTTTCCGGAGCACAATGGGTAATCGACTGGGGTAGGCAACGAAGCAGATCTGACAGCCAAGGGGGCTTCTGCGGCGACGGTTTCTTCGTAAGGAACGGCGTGAATCATTGAGCTAGACTCTGACATCACGGCGCCAGGTAACGAAGCGGATCGCTTATCCTCCACCATTATCCTGGCATGACTTGCTCTGTATTTAACCTCGTGACCACATTGACTTCTGGACTCTTTCCCTTCAACTTCTGTCCTGGGAAGGCGGACGGGGGACGAACGGTTGGTTTTCAAGGGAGGGAGGCAGGCGGGGGGGTCGCTTGAAGGAGGCGAAGGAATGGACTATTCCGCGAAGAATCCCGCGCCGGAGATCACCGTTGGCAGTTCAATGGAGTGGTCAAGAAAGTATAGAGGAACGACACTAGTGAAAGTACATATCTTGCGTTGTTGAACATGACCGCCCCCCCCCGACGAGATTAATTTCCCAATAGGAGACAGAGAGAGGAGTTTTGAATTGGGTCGCAATTGAGCGGCGGCTCCTCCTTGATTTTACTTGGCGCGAATGAAAGGACAAGCTTTCCTCGTAACCCTAACTACCCTGGGAAAGGATCGGAAATCATCTCCAAAATTCAGGAACGGGAGTAAGGACTGAGCAATGTTTACCTCGGATCAATGAGATCCCATGTCCCTGCCCTGATTCCAAATCATATATAATGAGCTGAAGCGCTGTCTCTCGTTAAAGCGCAAGAAGCCTTCAAGCAGGGATCGCAAAGGGGGGGCTTTTGCGCTCCACACGGGAAGGTTTCCAGATACTAGACTTAATTTTAGGCCACGCAGTTGTGGATCTGGTCATAGTTCTGTGTTGCAGACTTGCGgatattatttataataatagaagTGGTTGTCGTGGGAGACATTCAACGGATATCCACTTTTCGTGAAGGATTCTTGCGTGGCATTTGAgcgacaaagaaaagatatagaaataaaaaaaaaatatatttaaaaactggagaataaaaaatataacCAACAATCAAAGAACCAAATCTACGGTACGGTACGGTCCCAAGtcatgtttcttttcttttctttttctctctcttttcccttacCCCTTTCGTACTGCATGGAAATGTTGATCAACTCGGTTGGGAACCCAATATGGTCGAATGGCAACAAATGAACTTCACACAAACTATGTTGGGTATTATCCCTTGTTCGTGTGGCTTCAGAATGAAAGAGTTCAAATCCCTAACTATTgcaaatcaacaatcaattCCTCACTGTCACCTGCTTCTTCCCTTGTTGACGCTGATCCACTCCTGGGACTATGAGTATTTACATCCGATATAAATGCAAGGTTTGGATACCTgccctgttttcttttcgacTAATgcaattcttttctttttgcttcttcgtcgtttGTTTTCTATTCCCGTGTCATCTCTATAAGTTCTGATTGCTAAAAACGCCCAGAGTACTAACGTCATCACTTCCACCCAAATCGCCAATAATACTGCAACTCTATGAAGACCAGGTACCAGCAGGCCATCATGCGAACGGGGAAGATGCAGAATGTACAGGCCAGCGTACATTGTCCTGCTGCACCTGAAACCCCAAGTGGTAGTCAAAGACGAGGTGCAGAAGAAATgaatgcaaaggaaagctCAACTCGTAGTCACATTGCGACTAAGCCACAGTGGCCGTGTTGACACCCGGCCGAGATGGCTCGCGTGCCGAGCGTGTCGGATCAATAGGTTCTTTGGGTAAAAGTTCAATTTGGCGGACCAAGAAGCTTTTCTCATCAGTAAACTGATCATCATCGGTGCGATCCTCCAAGAATCTAGGCAAGAATTTCAGGAGCCGGTCTCGATTGTTGATCAGAATGCGTTGCACCGCCACAGACTTATTCGGATTTGCGACAAACACCTGAACCCATTCATTCCCCATCAGAATACCGCCACTCAAATGATCAAAATTACTAGTCACATACCTTAAACACGTGGAACCCCTCATATTGAACCATTTTTCGGTCGTCTCGTAGCAACTTCATGCAAAGCTTGAGATTTTCCCCGCTCTCAACGTACGCCATCATCACATTATAGTTGGCACGGTCCAGCAGAATTTCCCCAAGTAGTTTGATGCTCTGTCGTTTGGTGACGTACGAGTCAGACTGAACGAGTACACTGTTGAATTGGTCGAAGAATCTGTCAAAATTCGTTGCCAAATACCCCGTTACTAAGGATTTGTGTCGAGTCAAAATCTCCTGTAGTGATTGTTATCACACTGCGACTAGGGTAgacatggagaaaagagtgATTTACTCTGAAAGTTGTGAAAGCATCCGCACTTAACTCAAAAGTCCCTCTATCTATCCAGTGGAAAAAATTCCAGAAAATCCCATTCCCGGTTTGTGGAACACCGGGCTGGACTTCGCCGAGTCTGATGGCCGGCTCCCCGTCTTCTGACTGGTCATATAGGATGATCGCCGCAATGACGTCGAATTTTAACGCTTCTCTCAGGATGGTGCCGCACGGCATTGCGCTTTGACTATGTTCGTAGCCCTTGCATAGCTCGATAATGACCTCTGGTCGGTTGTGGACAATATAGGAAATAACTGGCGGATCGGCCTGGTTTGAATTACCGGGCTTGAAACGGAGAATATGCGAAAATATGGTCTGGGTATCCTTTCGGGCTTCAAAGGGTAGAATATAGAGGCTTCTCGCAAGTTCGTATAGCAAATCT from Aspergillus oryzae RIB40 DNA, chromosome 1 encodes the following:
- a CDS encoding Mo25 family protein (conserved protein Mo25) produces the protein MAFFFNRGRSRHPSDIVRSIKDQLVRLREASPTAAKVEDELAKQLSQMKLIVQGTQEIEVSPEQVHALVQATLQEDLLYELARSLYILPFEARKDTQTIFSHILRFKPGNSNQADPPVISYIVHNRPEVIIELCKGYEHSQSAMPCGTILREALKFDVIAAIILYDQSEDGEPAIRLGEVQPGVPQTGNGIFWNFFHWIDRGTFELSADAFTTFREILTRHKSLVTGYLATNFDRFFDQFNSVLVQSDSYVTKRQSIKLLGEILLDRANYNVMMAYVESGENLKLCMKLLRDDRKMVQYEGFHVFKVFVANPNKSVAVQRILINNRDRLLKFLPRFLEDRTDDDQFTDEKSFLVRQIELLPKEPIDPTRSAREPSRPGVNTATVA